Proteins encoded by one window of Mus musculus strain C57BL/6J chromosome 10, GRCm38.p6 C57BL/6J:
- the Rassf3 gene encoding ras association domain-containing protein 3 isoform X2: MTLNSNGIYTGFIKVQMELCKPAQPSPEPSSGGCMNTLHISSTNTVGEVIEALLRKFLVTESPTKFALYKRCHREDQVYACKLSDREHPLYLRLVAGPRTDTLSFVLREHEIGEWEAFSLPELQNFLRILDKEEDEQLQSLKRRYTAYRQKLEEALGEVWKPG, from the exons AATTCCAATGGGATCTACACTGGCTTCATTAAGGTGCAGATGGAACTCTGCAAACCTGCCCAGCCCTCTCCCGAGCCCAGCAGCGGTGGCTGCATGAACACGCTTCACATCAGCAGTACAAACACCGTGGGGGAAGTGATCGAGGCTCTGCTCAGGAAGTTTCTGGTGACCGAGAGTCCCACCAAGTTTGCGCTTTATAAGCGTTGTCACCGGGAAGACCAAG TGTATGCCTGCAAGCTCTCCGACCGGGAGCACCCGCTGTACCTACGTTTGGTAGCAGGGCCCAGAACCGACACCCTTAGTTTTGTTCTTCGAGAGCATGAAATTGGAGAG TGGGAAGCTTTCAGCCTACCGGAGCTGCAGAACTTCCTGCGCATCTTGGACAAGGAAGAGGATGAGCAGCTGCAGAGCCTGAAGCGGCGCTACACAGCCTACAGGCAGAAGCTGGAGGAAGCCCTGGGCGAGGTGTGGAAGCCCGGCTAA